One genomic segment of Candidatus Kuenenbacteria bacterium HGW-Kuenenbacteria-1 includes these proteins:
- a CDS encoding ZIP family metal transporter, with protein MSILFWIIISAFFIALISLISVFALFLKEKFLDKILLILVAFSAGTLLGGAFLHLIPEAIEKSSNETNIFLYILLGFVIFFILEKFIHWHHCHKSPKQHGEHAKKHLSSLILISDGIHNFIDGLIIAGSFMVSFKIGIIAIVAIALHEIPQGIGNFGILIYSGMKKNKALLLNFSISLTVILGGIIGYFLFEMIGNITSFLLPFAAGSFIYIAASDLIPEIKTEKEIQKNIIHFFVFLLGILLMWLI; from the coding sequence ATGTCTATTTTATTTTGGATAATTATTAGCGCTTTTTTTATCGCTTTAATTTCTTTAATTTCTGTTTTTGCTTTATTTTTAAAAGAAAAATTTTTGGATAAAATATTGTTAATTTTGGTTGCTTTTTCAGCCGGAACTTTATTAGGTGGCGCATTTTTACATTTAATCCCAGAGGCAATAGAAAAATCTAGTAATGAAACCAATATTTTTTTATACATTCTTTTAGGATTTGTTATTTTTTTTATTTTAGAAAAATTTATTCATTGGCATCATTGTCATAAATCGCCCAAACAACATGGCGAACATGCCAAAAAACATCTATCTTCTTTAATTTTAATTAGTGATGGGATACATAATTTTATTGATGGATTAATAATTGCTGGAAGTTTTATGGTAAGTTTTAAAATAGGCATCATTGCTATAGTGGCTATTGCTTTACATGAAATACCGCAAGGAATAGGTAATTTTGGAATTTTAATTTATAGTGGGATGAAAAAAAACAAGGCCTTGCTTTTAAATTTTAGCATATCTTTAACAGTGATTCTCGGTGGTATAATTGGTTATTTTCTTTTTGAAATGATTGGGAATATCACCTCTTTTCTTTTGCCTTTTGCTGCTGGTAGTTTTATTTATATTGCTGCTTCAGATTTAATTCCTGAAATTAAAACAGAGAAAGAAATACAAAAAAATATAATTCATTTTTTTGTATTTCTTTTAGGAATTTTATTAATGTGGTTAATTTAA